The following proteins come from a genomic window of Sphingomonas japonica:
- a CDS encoding DNA gyrase inhibitor YacG has product MMARISGCPICGAAPSPEQKPFCSRGCKDRDLLQWLGEGYRLPGAAIDPDDAANAQSGLDSDPDRD; this is encoded by the coding sequence ATGATGGCAAGGATTTCCGGCTGCCCGATCTGCGGCGCTGCACCCTCCCCCGAGCAAAAGCCGTTCTGCAGCCGCGGCTGCAAGGACCGCGACCTGTTGCAATGGCTCGGCGAAGGCTATCGCCTGCCGGGCGCGGCGATCGACCCCGACGATGCCGCGAACGCGCAAAGCGGGCTGGACAGCGACCCGGACCGCGACTAA
- a CDS encoding sigma-54-dependent transcriptional regulator, translating to MTRNGQRVLMLIDDEPAQRRLVAAIAMRRGWRTVFAGDHDTAVAMLGTQDGMALDAILLDHWAPDLDATALIAELRLNRPQLPILLLTANGSVASAVGAMRSGATDFLVKPIAPERLLAALDTAIGAESKGELRPLTEKLSMPLAFDEIVGSAPQFRAALAIAAKAARARVPVLVEGESGVGKEVVAEAIHAASPRGKKPMIAVNCGAIPANLVESELFGHEKGAFTGAFERKIGRFQEADGGTLFLDEVGEMPLEAQVKLLRVLQSGEIQSLGARHTREVDVRVIAATNKTLIEEVEAGRFREDLYYRLNVVQVTIPPLRERPGDISALARHLLGRIAQQPGLRPLGITDDALALLGTYDWPGNVRQLHNALFRAAVLCDGDALTRGDFPQIAQLALPRANGSAPGGLSANGGVTLFKHDGNLRALEEIEADVIRLAIGHYRGRMTEVARRLGIGRSTLYRKLGELGIDQSAA from the coding sequence ATGACACGCAACGGCCAGCGGGTGCTGATGCTGATCGACGACGAACCGGCACAGCGCCGCTTGGTCGCGGCGATCGCGATGCGCAGGGGATGGCGCACCGTATTCGCGGGCGACCACGATACCGCGGTGGCGATGCTGGGGACGCAGGACGGGATGGCACTCGACGCCATCCTGCTCGATCACTGGGCACCCGATCTCGACGCCACCGCGCTGATCGCCGAACTGCGCCTCAACCGGCCGCAGCTGCCGATCCTGCTGCTGACCGCGAATGGTTCGGTCGCAAGCGCAGTAGGCGCGATGCGCTCGGGCGCCACCGACTTCCTGGTCAAGCCGATCGCCCCCGAACGCCTGCTCGCCGCACTCGACACCGCGATCGGCGCCGAGAGCAAGGGCGAGCTGCGCCCGCTCACCGAGAAACTGTCGATGCCGCTGGCGTTCGACGAGATCGTCGGCTCCGCCCCGCAATTCCGCGCTGCGCTCGCCATCGCCGCCAAGGCGGCGCGCGCCCGCGTGCCGGTGCTGGTCGAGGGCGAGAGCGGCGTCGGCAAGGAAGTCGTCGCCGAGGCGATCCATGCCGCGTCCCCGCGCGGCAAGAAGCCGATGATCGCGGTCAATTGCGGCGCGATCCCCGCCAATCTCGTCGAAAGCGAGCTGTTCGGCCACGAAAAGGGCGCCTTCACGGGCGCGTTCGAACGCAAGATCGGCCGCTTCCAGGAAGCCGATGGCGGAACGCTGTTCCTCGACGAGGTCGGCGAGATGCCGCTGGAAGCCCAGGTCAAACTGCTGCGCGTGCTGCAATCGGGCGAAATCCAGTCGCTCGGCGCGCGCCACACCCGCGAAGTCGATGTCCGCGTCATCGCCGCCACCAACAAGACGCTGATCGAGGAAGTCGAGGCGGGTCGCTTCCGCGAGGACCTCTATTACCGCCTCAACGTCGTCCAGGTGACGATCCCGCCGCTTCGCGAACGCCCCGGCGACATTTCCGCCCTCGCGCGGCACCTGCTTGGCCGCATCGCGCAGCAACCGGGCCTGCGTCCACTCGGCATCACCGATGACGCGCTTGCCCTGCTCGGCACCTATGACTGGCCCGGCAATGTCCGCCAGCTCCACAACGCGCTGTTCCGTGCCGCGGTGCTGTGCGACGGCGACGCGCTGACCCGCGGCGATTTTCCCCAGATCGCGCAGCTCGCGCTGCCGCGCGCCAATGGCAGCGCGCCCGGCGGCCTTTCGGCCAATGGCGGCGTCACGCTGTTCAAGCATGACGGCAACCTGCGCGCGCTCGAGGAGATCGAGGCCGACGTCATCCGCCTCGCGATCGGCCATTATCGCGGCCGCATGACCGAAGTCGCACGCCGCCTCGGCATCGGTCGCTCGACCCTCTATCGCAAGCTCGGCGAACTCGGGATCGACCAGAGCGCGGCGTGA
- a CDS encoding aa3-type cytochrome c oxidase subunit IV, which produces MAETGDAHPVHEVQPHEATYSWFTGLMKTGTIVTVIVTMFVIFLIAS; this is translated from the coding sequence ATGGCCGAAACCGGCGATGCCCACCCCGTCCACGAAGTGCAGCCGCACGAAGCGACCTACAGCTGGTTCACCGGATTGATGAAGACCGGCACGATCGTCACCGTCATCGTCACCATGTTCGTCATCTTCCTGATCGCCAGCTGA
- a CDS encoding NAD(P) transhydrogenase subunit alpha, whose amino-acid sequence MKIAVLKEQAPGERRVAAVPETVKKFVGLGATVAVEAGAGIAASVPDQSYAEAGAAVGDRASVVANADILLGVQGPDPASLAGIKQGAWLVAGLNPFGERARVDAYAALGAEAMAMEFMPRITRAQSMDILSSQSNLAGYKAVLDAAAEYGRAFPMMMTAAGTVSAARLFVMGVGVAGLQAIATARRLGAQVSATDVRAATKEQILSLGAKPIFVENVAGIEGEGSGGYATEMSDEYKAAQAELVSSHIAKQDIVITTALIPGRPAPRLISAAQVASMKPGSVIVDLAVEAGGNVEGAVAGEVVEVGGVRIVGHRNVASRLAADASALFARNLFNFLSAFWDKDSGRPVLADGDEIGDAVRLTRGGQVVNARLLSA is encoded by the coding sequence GTGAAGATCGCCGTCCTCAAGGAGCAGGCCCCCGGAGAGCGCCGGGTCGCGGCGGTTCCGGAGACGGTGAAGAAGTTCGTCGGACTGGGCGCGACCGTGGCGGTCGAAGCCGGGGCGGGAATCGCGGCATCGGTGCCAGATCAGAGCTATGCCGAGGCGGGTGCCGCCGTCGGCGACCGCGCCAGCGTGGTCGCCAATGCCGATATCCTGTTGGGCGTGCAGGGGCCCGACCCGGCGTCGCTCGCAGGGATCAAGCAGGGCGCCTGGCTCGTCGCCGGGCTCAATCCCTTCGGGGAGCGCGCGCGGGTCGACGCCTATGCCGCGCTGGGCGCCGAGGCGATGGCGATGGAGTTCATGCCGCGCATCACGCGCGCGCAGTCGATGGACATATTGTCGTCGCAGTCCAACCTGGCTGGATACAAGGCTGTGCTCGACGCGGCCGCCGAATATGGCCGCGCCTTTCCGATGATGATGACCGCCGCCGGCACGGTGAGCGCGGCGCGATTGTTCGTAATGGGGGTCGGCGTGGCGGGGCTGCAGGCGATCGCGACGGCGCGGCGGCTGGGCGCGCAGGTGTCGGCGACCGACGTGCGCGCGGCGACGAAGGAGCAGATCCTGTCGCTGGGCGCCAAGCCGATCTTCGTCGAGAATGTCGCAGGCATCGAGGGCGAGGGCAGTGGCGGCTATGCCACCGAGATGTCGGACGAATACAAGGCGGCGCAGGCCGAACTGGTATCGTCGCACATTGCCAAGCAGGATATCGTCATCACGACGGCGCTGATCCCCGGGCGACCGGCCCCGCGGCTGATCTCCGCCGCGCAGGTGGCGAGCATGAAGCCGGGCAGCGTGATCGTCGATCTTGCGGTCGAGGCGGGCGGCAATGTCGAGGGCGCGGTCGCGGGCGAAGTGGTCGAGGTCGGCGGGGTACGGATCGTCGGGCATCGCAACGTGGCCTCGCGGCTGGCGGCGGACGCTTCCGCACTGTTCGCGCGCAACCTGTTCAATTTCCTGTCGGCATTCTGGGATAAGGATTCCGGGCGCCCGGTGCTGGCCGATGGCGACGAGATCGGCGACGCGGTGCGGCTGACGCGTGGCGGGCAGGTCGTCAACGCGCGGCTGCTGTCCGCCTGA
- a CDS encoding hemerythrin domain-containing protein, producing MPPPDLLLPARAGLPDSIAYLRARYPQSGWRSHARFGQLADFWLHVHAALRAEAAALGELNARARGDGLDPAALPAHFVPPFNAFLGHLDAHHRIEDAAYFPKFRALDPRMAAAFDLLENDHHRIDAALHAALETARAMVDSARGPTAAARSAIDRHADAFTDLTTLLDRHLADEEEIVIPAMLEHGERSVS from the coding sequence TTGCCACCCCCCGACCTGCTCTTGCCCGCCCGCGCCGGGCTGCCCGACAGCATCGCCTATCTGCGCGCTCGCTATCCACAATCCGGCTGGCGCAGTCATGCCCGCTTCGGACAGCTCGCCGACTTCTGGCTGCATGTTCACGCCGCGCTTCGCGCCGAGGCAGCCGCACTGGGTGAGCTCAACGCGCGGGCACGCGGCGACGGTCTCGATCCCGCTGCGCTGCCCGCACATTTCGTGCCGCCGTTCAATGCGTTTCTCGGGCATCTCGATGCGCATCACCGGATCGAGGATGCGGCGTACTTCCCCAAATTCAGGGCGCTCGACCCGCGTATGGCGGCGGCCTTCGACCTGCTGGAGAACGACCACCACAGGATCGACGCGGCGTTGCATGCGGCGCTCGAAACCGCGCGGGCGATGGTGGACAGCGCGCGTGGCCCGACTGCTGCCGCGCGATCCGCAATCGATCGCCATGCGGATGCATTCACGGACCTTACGACTTTGCTCGACCGGCATCTGGCCGACGAGGAAGAGATCGTCATTCCCGCCATGCTCGAACATGGCGAGCGCAGCGTGAGTTGA